The Polyangium mundeleinium genome contains the following window.
CGTCTCGCCTGTTCGCTCGGCGCCGAGTCGGGCGCCGGCCCTTGTCGTCGCCGCATTGGTGCTCCTCGGGCTTTCGGGCGGCGCGCTCTGGTTTTTCGTGAGCACCGCCCAGAAGGCATTGCCGAATGCAGCGACCGAGGTGGCACCGGCCCAAAACAGCCCTGCGGCTCCCACGACGGATGTCGCCGCACCCAGCAAGCTCGTCGAGCCGCCCATCACCCTGGAGCCTGTATCAGCAGCGCAGGCAGAGCCTTCAGCGACGCAGGCGCCGCTGCAGGCGCCAAGCCCGGTGTCCAAGGCGACTGCACCTCGCAGTCCCGGAACGGCCACGGCAAAGACCACATCGAAACCGGCGACGACGACGAAAGCGACGACGGTAAAAACATCGTCCCCATTTGGTCAGGATTGAGGAAGTTGAGCACGAACATGACGCGTCGCCGAATCCTGGAGATGGTTTGTGTTGTGCATCTTACGGCCATTGCGATGCCCGCCGCTGCACAACAGGACGTCGCCGCGGCCAAGCGTCTTTTCGACCAGGGACTCGCTGACATGCAAGCGGGCAAGCATGACACCGGATGCCCCGCCCTCGCCGAAAGCCAACGCCTCGATCCTAGACCCGGCACACTGTTCACGCTGGCTTTCTGCGAATCCAGTTGGGGCCACGTCGCCACTGCCGATGCGCGACTCGACGAATACATACGCCTCTACGACAGGTTGCCGCCGGATCAACAAGCTCGACAGGGAGATCGGCGTACGCTGGCGAAGGAAGAGCGTGACAGGCTTGCGCCGGACATCCCCGAGCTCACGATGACGCTCGCCCCCGGCGCGCCTTCCAGGACGGTGGTGAAACGAGACGGCCAGGTGATCGGGGCTGCCGCGATGGGCATGGCGCTTCCGGTGGATCCCGGCGCGCACGTGCTGACGACGCAGGCACCCGGCGGCCCGGTGTGGGAACAGCACATCACGACCGCCAAAGGCGAAAAGAAATCCGTAGTGTTGGAGGTGAAGCCACCGCCGCCGGTCGTGCCCTCCACACCCGGGCCTCCGATCTTTCCGTCGAAGAACACGCGCACACCGCCTGTCGAGCAAAGCTCGGGCAGCGGGCGAAAGATGGCTGCTTATGCGATCGGAGGCGTGGGGCTCGCGGGACTGGCCGTGGGGGGGCTCCTGGGAGGACTCGTGATCAGCAAAAAGGGAGCCCTCGACCAGCACTGCGGAAAGGCCATCGGCTCGAGCGATCCAACGGCGTGCGATGACACGGGCCTCGACGCAGCGCAAAGCATCAAGTCGCTGGGTCTCGGGAGCACGATTGCTTTTGCATTGGGAGCGGTCGGACTGGGAACCGCGGCCGTGCTTTACTTCACTGCGCCAGAAACGAAAAATACCAGGGCTGGCTCGAACGCAGCGTGGATCAGCGCTGGGGTGCTTTCCGTGGGGCCGGGTGGAGTGCTCGTAGGATCACAGGGCGCGTTCTGAGGCGTGGATGAGGCCACGAGGGGGCATGCGCGCACGCGCAGGATCATTGGCGCTCACGCTGCCCGTAGCCTTCATGATCTGCGGCCGGCGCCACGCTGCCCAGACGAATGCTCAGGTCTGCGCCGACGCGCGCCCAGGGACCATCACCGACGGACATGTAATAGCCGCTCGCGCTGAGCGCCAGGGAAGCCGGGGCCTTTGCGTCCTCGTCGAGCACGGCGAACCGGACCTCGCCGCCCATGCGCTGAAACCCGAGCGAGGCGCCGACCTCGAACCAGCGCGTGACCCCCTAATTTCCTGAGTTCGCACCCTCGACCGCGTGGGCGAACAGCCCCGCGCCCTCGTCGAGCACGAGGCCGGCGTCGAGCGCCGGGTCGGTCGCGACGCACCCGCCCCCGCGTCGAGCCCGCGAATTTACGCGGTCGAGCGCGGTCACGGCCGCGAGACCTCGGGGAAGATTTCTACGCTCGCCGCGCCGTCCGCCTCGATGCACGAGGCCCGCGTCGAGCACGAGGCCCGCGTCGCGCACGAAGCCGATGAGCACGAGGCACACGTCGAGCCCAAGGCCCGCGAGTTGGGGCCGGCGTCCGGCGAGCACGAGACTGGCGAGCACGAGGCCCACGTCGAGCGTCGCGCCACCTCGATGGCCTCGGGCTCCGTCGTGACGCACCCGCGCCCCATGCAGGGCCGGCGCACTTACGCGGTCAAGCGCGGTCACGGCCGCGAGACCTCGGGGGAAGATTTCGACGCTCGACCCTCGCCGCGCCGCCTCGATGCACGAGGCCGACGAGCACGAGGCGCACGTCGAGCGCCGCGCCCCTCGATGGCCTCGGGGTCGGTCGCGACGCACCCGCCCCCCCACGTCGGCCCCGCGGATCTACGCGGTCGAGCGCGGTCACGGCCGCGAGACCTCGGGGAAGATTTCGACGCTCGCCGCTCGCCGCGCCGCCTCGATGCACGAGGCCGACGAGCTCGTCGTGCACCTCGATGCACCCGCCCCCCCACGTCGAGCCCGCGGATTTACGCGGTCGAGCGCGGTCACGGCCGCGAGACCTCGGGGAAGATTTCGACGCTCGACCCTCGCCGCGCCGCCTCGATGCACGAGGCCGACGAGCACGAGGCGCACGTCGAGCGCCGCGCCCCTCGATGGCCTCGGGGTCGGTCGCGACGCACCCGCCCCCCCCACGTCGCCCCGTGGATCTACGCGGCCGAGCGCGGTCACGGCCGCGAGACCTCGGGGAAGATTTTGACGCTCGCCGCTCGCCGCGCCGCCTCGATGCACGAGGCCGACGAGCACGAGGCGCACCCGCCCCCCCACGTCGGCCCGCGGATTTATGCGGTCGAGCGCGGTCACGGCCGCGAGACCTCGGGGAAGATTTCGACGCTCGCCGCTCGCCGCGCTGCCTCGATGCACGAGGCCGACGAGCACGAGGCCCACCCGCCCCCCACGTCGGGCCCGCGGATTTACGCGGTCGAGCGCGGTCACGGCCGCGAGACCTCGGGGAAGATTTCGACGCTCGCCGCTCGCCGCGCCGCCTCGATGCCCGAGGCCGACGAGCACGAGGCCCACGTCGAGCCCGAGGCCGACGAGCTGGGGCCGGCGAGCACGAGGCGCACGTCGAGCGCCGCGCCCCTCAATGGCCCCGGGGTCGGTCGCGACGCACCCGCCCCCCACGTCGAGCCCGCGGATCTTCGCGGTCGAGCGCGGTCATGGCCGCGAGACCTCGGGGAGATTTCGACGCTCGACGCTCACCGCGCCGCCTCGATGCCCGAGGCCAACGAGCACGAGGCGCACCCGCCCCCCACGTCGAGCCCGCGGATTTACGCGGTCGAGCGCGGTCACGGCCGCGAGACCTCGGGGGAGATTTCGCCGCTCGCCGCTCGCCGCGCCGCCTCGATGCCCGAGGCCGACGAGCACGAGGCCCACGTCGAGCCCGAGGCCGACGAGCTGGGGCCGGCGAGCACGAGGCCCACGTCGAGCCCGAGGCCGACGAGCTGGGGCCGGCGTCCAGGGCGACGAGCACGAGGCCGGCGTCGAGCGCCGCGCCGCCTCGATGCACGAGGCCGGCGAGCAGAGCGACGAGCACGAGGCCGGCGTCGAGCGCCGCGCCCCTCGTATCCGTTCGGCCTCCCGCATCATGGCGCGCATCGAGGCTGCTGCGTAACCTTCTGCCGCGATGCCGCAGCATGACGAGTTCGTCGTGGATGAACCCCTGGGAGGGACAGCTCGCCCGAAGCCCGCAAGAAAGCGTGATTCTGCGCAGCGTCAGAGCGCAGGTGGCAACCGCGCTGGTGCGTCCGAGAGTCTTGATGTTCGCCCGGAAGGCGGAGAGAGCTTGTCACGGCGTCGCGGCTCGACCGCACCGTCCAGGCGTGGCGAGGAAGCCACGTCACCGGTCGGCGCGCCTGTGCAGCGCGCTCCGAATGTTCGTGTCCGACGAACCCGAGCCGACGAAGGCGCGGATCCGAAGGACCCCACGAACGCGTCGCGCCCGAAGTCAGGACGAGGGCGGCGTGCTCGAAATGCGGCTCCAGATACTCCTGTCGAGCCGCTCACGAGCGTCGGTTTGCTCGAGGGTTTGCTTCCAGTACTTGGGGGACAGCTCGAGGACCCGGTCGCGGGGCCAATCGGGCAGCAGGATCAATACGTCGCGCAGGTATGCCCAGGGCTCGATGCCGTGGAGCTGGCAGGAGGCGATCAGCGAAACGGCGATGGTATTCCACTCGGCGCCCTCGTCGCTGCCCACGAAGAGCCAGTTTTTCCGGCCGACCGCCTGACGTCGAAGCTCGAGCTCCGACCCGTTGTTATCGAGACGCAGCCGGCCGTCGTCGAGGAATCGCGTGAGTGGCGCCCATTGATTGCGGGCGTAGCCGATGGCTTGGCCGATGGGGCTCTTGGGCAAGGCGACGAGAGCCTCCACGTCGAGCCAGATGCGAAAGGCCTCGAGCACGGGCGTGGCGAGCCTCCGGCGCTCCTCCGTCCGGCGAGCCGGCGGCAACTCCTTGGTCTCGGCGTCGATTGCGTAGAGCTTTCCGATGAACCCGAGCGCCGCGAGCGCGCGCTCCTTGTCGGACGAGAGCGACTTGAAGAAACCGCGGCGGCAGTGGGCCCAGCAGCCGACCTCGGTCACGTCCTCGGTGCGATAGAGCAGCTCGTAGACGTTGTGCGCGTCGGCGAGGACATAGCCCTTGTAACCGCGCAGGAATTCCCTCGGCCCGTCCTGCGTGTGCCGCGGCGTGAAGCGAAAGAGGACGTGGTCCCGGTCCGCGACGAGCACCCAGAAGTAGCCCCTCCGGCACTTCTCCTTCGCCTGCACGAGTACGCCGGTCGCGTCCATGGCGATGCAATGCGCTTTTTTCGCGTCGATGAACATCGCGTCGACGACGTACCTGAGCAGGCCCGTGGACGCCCCCACCCAGTTGCATAGGGTCGAGCGCGCGAGCGGGACACCTTCTCGCTCGTAGATCCTTTCCTGCCTGTGCAGCGGCAAGGAATCTGCATACTTGCTCACGAGCACGTGCGCAATCAGCCCGGGGCCTGCCATGCACCGCGGAATGGGCGCCTCGGGCGCGGGCTCGATACGCACGCCTTCTTCGGGCTTGCCTTTCGTCGCGAACTTCGGACGAACAACCCGGACCCGCACGTAGCCCGCGGGCCGCCATTCCAGCGTTTCGCTCACCTCCTCGCCGATCCGCACGAGGGACACGGCGCCTTCGCCCTTGGCCTCGGGCGGGAGGAGCTCGATTTCGTGGACGGGCAGGTGCTCCGGAAGGGGCTGCCGCCCGTGTGGGGTGACCTTGCGCTCCTTCTGCCTCGAATTCTTGCGCTCGGGCAGCTTCTCTCCGGAGGGCTGCTCGGAGGGCGGCTCCGCATCCGTCGATTGCGCGGAGAGCCGCTCGAGCCCGCCGAGCGCCTCGACGACGGCGTTGAACGCGAGCTGCGTCTGCGCAGGATCGACCTGCTCGGCCTTGCGACCAAAGAGATGGCGACGAAACCGCTCGAGCTCCATGCTGGCGAGCTCGTAGAGCTTGCGATACTCGTCGCGCTCGTGTCGGAATTTGTCCCGCTCGTGGCTAAGTTTGTCCCGCTCGCGGGAGGCTCCCGCGAGGCGGCTCTCCAGAGCGACGACCTTCGCCTCGAGCTCAGGGTTTGTCACGGGACGTGCCATACACGCCCCGTGGCTATCTTGTAAAGCGGAAAGTTTTACTTGATGGAACCCGCGTCGAGCGCGCGGATGCGCTGCTTCGCCGGCGGGAGCTTCACGCCTTCGAGGATCCTCGCCATCTCGGAGGCTTCGATCGGGATGCGCGTCGCGCCGGGCTCGAGCCCCTGCGGCACGCGAAACGTCCCGCGCTCGAGGCGCTTGTAGAGCAGGCAATAGCCAGTCCGATCCCACCAGAGGATCTTGACCCTGTCGGCCGCCTTGTTGAAGAACATGAACAGCGCGCCCGAGAGCGGATCCTCGCGCAGCACTTCGCGCACGACCCCCGAAAGCCCGTCGAACGAGCGGCGCAGATCGAGCCGCTCGGTGGCAACGTAAATGGCCATCCGTGCGGGGATCATTCGAGCGCTCCGCGCAGCGCCGCGACAACACAGCAGAGCTGGGAAAGGTCAGCGCCAGGAGGTACGCGAATCACCTCGCCGCGCGGAAGAACGACCTCCAAGGCCGTCGACCCGGGGGCGGCAGGCGGTGCGTCGTCGATGATCTCGACGGGCAAGAGCATCGGTGCTTCCGCCGCGAATTCGGAGTCCTGCGCGGCCTCCTGTCTGCCGAGCCGGCTGCTCCACCAGTACATCGTGACCGGGCTGATTCGATGGCGCTTCGCGAATGCGCGCGCCGACAGGCCGCTGCAGCGCCACTTCTCCACAATACGCCGCCAACGGCGCTCGGCCTTGGTCGTCCTCGTAGCCATGACGAGCCTCCCTTCGACGAGGCATACATGCATGGCCGAGGGGTGAGGCGGAAGGATGGGGGTGGCGGGACGGATACCGCCCCTCGATGGCCTCGGGGCCGGTCGCGACGCACCCGCCCCCCATATCGAGCCCGCGGATCTACGCGGTCGAGCGCGATCACAGCCGCGAGACCTCGGGGGAGATTTCGCCGCTCGCCGCTCCGCCTCGATGCACGAGGCCAGACGTCGAGCCCGAGGCAGACATCGAGCCCGAGGCCGACGAGCTGGGGCCGGCGTCCAGGGCGACAAGCCCGAGGCCGGCGTCCAGCGCTGCTCCGCCTCGATGCCCAAAGGGGGACGAGCACGCGGCGCGCCCCCCTCGGAAGCGCTCAATTCATCTTTCGCAGCCTTTCGGGCTCGACGTTCGGAAGCACTCGAAACCGACCATTCCCAGCGAAATCCACCACGCGAGGCCCGCGCAATGCCTGCTGTAGATGCATCAAGCCGCTCGCTTGCCCTTCCGTGCTGACGACGAATCCGAGCATGGCCCAATGCTTCGCCTCGTCCGCGCTGGCGTACGGCATCACGACAAGCTCGCATCCAGCGGCAAAGGACGCGCAGAGTCGGCGGACCACGGCCAAGTCGACATTCCGTTTTCGATAAGCTTCATCAATTGACAGTTCCGCGATATAAAATAGGTCGCTACCGTGCCCCTGCGCGTATTCATCCCTAAACCAATCCTCATCGAAATAGACTGGATAGAGCGCCTCAAACTCAGCCCCCTCCGCATCGAGCGCGTCGAGCAGAGACACGTTGTGATGCGCCGCTTCGCTCACGTGGACGATCGCGACGAGGGCGCTACCAATGTCCGTTTCGTCGTCGTCCTCGCATTCGTCCTCGTCGGCGCTCGATTCGTATACCACGCAGTGAAGCCACGTAATCAGTCCCCTGTCTTCGTTCGGTTCGCCGACAGGCAGGTTTCCTACGATACGGATCCCGATCATGGTGCGCTTTTATCCACGGAAGCGCGCGCCCGTCAACCCGGGCAAAACCTGGACGCCTCACGTGTTCGCTTGCGTCGAGCGGCGCCCCGTGCTCGGCCATCGACGGCACGCCGTGCGCTCGACGACAAGGCCGGCGCTCGATGCCCCGACGAGCGGCGCACACGCCACGTGCTCGCCTGCGTCCCCGTTCGCGTCGAGCGGCGCCCCGTGCTCGGCCATCGACGGCACGCCGTGCGCTCGACGGCAAGGCCGGCGTCGATGGCCCGACGAGCGGCGCACGCGCCACGTGCTCGCCTGCGTCCACGTTCGCGTCGAGCGGCCACGTGCTCGCCCATCGACGGCACGCCGTGCGCTCGATGGCAAGGCCGGCGCTCGATGTCCCGACGAGCGGCGCACGCGCCACGTGCTCGCCTGCATCCACGCTCGCGTCGAGCGGCGCCACGTGCTCGCCCATCGACGGCACGCCGTGCGCTCGACGGCAAGGCCGGCGCTCGATGTCCCGACGAGCGGCGCACGCGCCACGTGCTCGCCTGCGTCCACGCTCGCGTCGAGCGGCGCCACGTGCTCGCCCATCGACGGCGCGCCGTGCGCTCGATGGCAAGGCCGGCGCTCGATGGCCGGCCCGACGAGCGGCGCACGCGCCACGTGCTCGCCCGCGTCCACGTGCGCGTCGAGCGGCGCCCCGTGCTGGCCCATCGACGGCACGCCGTGCGCTCGACGGCAAGGCCGGCGCTCGATGCCCCGACGAGCGGCGCACGCGCCACGTGCTCGCCTGCGTCCGCGTGCGCGTCGAGCGACGCCCCGTGCTCGCCCATCGACGGCAGGCCGTGCGCTCGACGGCAAGGCCGGCGCTCGATGCCCTGACGAGCGGCGCACGCGCCACGTGCTCGCCTGCGTCCGCGTGTGCGTCGAGCGACGCCCCGTGCTCGCCCATCGACGGCAGGCCGTGCGCTCGACGGCAAGGCCGGCGCTCGATGCCCTGGCGAGCGGCGCACGCGCCACGTGCTCGCCTGCGTCCACGTTCACGTCGAGTGGCGCCACGTGCTCGCCCATCGACGGCACGCCGCTCGACGGCAAGGCCGGCGCTCGATGTCCCGACGAGCGGCGCACGCGCCACGTGCTCGCCTGCGTCCACGTTCGCGTCGAGTGGCGTCACGTGCTCGCCCATCGACGGCATGCCGTGCGCTCGATGTCCCGACGAGCGGCGCACGCGGCACGTGCTCGCCTGCGTCCACGTTCGCGTCAAGTGGCGCCACGTGCTCGCCCATCGACGGCACGCCGCTCGACGGCAAGGCCGGCGCTCGATGTCCCGACGAGCGGCGCACGCGCTACGTGCTCGCCTGCGTCCACGTTCGCGTCGAGCGGGCGTCACGCGCTCGCCCATCGACGGCACGCCGTGCGCTCGACGGCAAGGCCGGCGCTCGATGTCCCGACGAGCGGCGCACGCGCTACGTGCTCGCCTGCGTCCACGTTCGCGTCGAGCGGCGCACGCGTCCCCACGTGCTCGCCCGTACACTTCTCGGCGCGCGTCGGGTACCTGGCGAGGGACCGGGGGTTCGTTCATCCGTTCCGGAATCGTTCCGGAATCGTTCCGAACCCCCTCGAAAGGGGGGTTTTGGGTAGGCTTGACAAGGGGAGGGGGATGGACTCACCCCCCGAAATCCCCGGGTTTTCGCTGCTCAGCTCCATCCGATTCCTCTGCCCCCCACGCCGCGGGCCGGAGCAGAGGGCCGGAGCAGAGGGCCGGAGCAGAGGGCCGCGCGCCTCGATCCCGTCTGCCTCGGGATCCGTTGCGACGCACGCCCCCTTGTCTGGCTGGCCCAATTTCACAGTCGAGCGCAGAAGAGCGACGCGAGCGACGAATACGCGGCGGGCGTCGAGCGCCGCGCCTCTCGATGCACGAGGCCGACGAGCTGGGGCGGGCGAGCACGAGGCCGGCGTCGAGCGCCGCGCCCCTCGATGGCCTCGGGGTCGGTCGCGACGCACCCGCCCCCCACGTCGAGCCCACGAATCTTCGAGGTCGAGCGCGGTCACGGCCGCGAGACCTCGGGGAACATTTCGACGCGCGCCGCTCGCCGCGCCGCCTCGATGCATGAGGCCGACGAGCACGAGGCCCACGTCGAATGCCGCGCCGCCTCGATGCACGAGGCCGACGAGCACGAGGCCCATGTCGAGCCCAAGGCCGACGAGCGCGAGGCCCACGTCGAGCGCCGCGCCTCCTCGATTCCCGAGGCCGACGAGCACGAGGCCCATGTCGAATGCCGCGCCCCTCGATGCACGAGGCTGGCGAGCACGAGGCCGACGAGCTGGGGCCGGCGTCCGGCGAGCGCGAGGCCCGCGTCGAATGCCGCGCCGCCTCGATGCACGAGGCCGACGAGCACGAGGCCCACGTCGAGCGCCGCGCCCCTCGATGCACGAGGCCGACGAGCTGGGGCCGGCGTCCGGCGAGCACGAGCCCGGCGTCGAGCGCTACGCCGCCTCGATGCACGAGGCCGACGAGCACGAGGCCCACGTCGAGCCCGAGGCCGACGAGCTGGGGCCGGCGAGCACGAGGCCCACGTCGAGCGCCGCGCCCCTCGATGGCCTCGGGGTCGGTTGCGACGCACCCGCCCACGTCGAGCCCGCGGATCTACGCGGTCGAGCGCGGTCGTGGCCGCGAGAGACCTCGGGGAGATTTCGCCGCTCGCCGCTCGCCGCGCCGCCTCGATGCACGAGGCCGACGAGCACGAGGCCCACGTCGAGCGCCGCGCCCCTCGATGCACGAAGCCGACGAGCACGAGGCCCACGTCGAGCGCCGCGCCCCTCGATGCACGAGGCCGACGAGCTGGGGCCGGCGTCCGGCGAGCGCGAGGCCCGCGTCGAATGCCGCGGCGCCTCGATGCACGAGGCCGACGAGCACGAGGCCCACGTCGAATGCCGCGCCCCTCGATGCACAAGGCCGACGAGCACGAGGCCCATGTCGAGCCCAAGGCCGACGAGTACGAGGCCCACGTCGAGCGCCGCGCCGCCTCGATTCCCGAGGCCGACGAGCACGAGGCCCACGTCGAGCGCCGCGCCGCCTCGATTCCCGAGGCCGACGAGCACGCGGCCGGCGTCGAGCCCGAGGCCGGCGAGCTGGGGCCGGCGTCCGGCGAGCACGAGGCCGACGTCGAGCGCTGCGCCCCCTCGATGCACGAGGCCGACGAGCACGAGGCCCGCGTCGAGGCCGCGCACCCTCGCACGGGGTGCCATCCTGACAACGTTCGAGGGTGTTCCGGGGGTTCGTTCATCCGTTCCGGAATCGTTCCGGAATCGTTCTGACCCCCCTCGAAAGGGGGTGTCTCGGTGCGCTTGAAGGGAGGAGCGGCGAGGGGCGACCCCTGAAAATCCGCGGAAATCCAGGGGTCGCCTGCTAGGGTGTTCCTCCGCCCCCCACGTCGGCCGTCGGCCCGCAGATGTACGCGGTCGAGCGCGGTCACGACCGCGAGATTTCGGGGGAGATTTCGACGCTCGTCCCGCCGTCCGCCTCGATGCCCGAGGCCGACGAGCACAAGATCGGCGCGCCCTGCTCGCCGGGGTCGGTCGCGACGTACCCGCCCCCCACGTCGAGCCCGCGGATTTACGCGGTCGAGCGGTCACGGTCGCGAGACCTCCGGGGAGATTTCGACGCTCGCCACGTCGTCCGCCTCGATGCCCGAGGCCGACGAGTTGGGGCCGGCGAGCCCGAGGCCGGCATCGAGCGCCGCGCCGCCTCGATACGAGAGGCTGACGAGCACAAGATCGGCGCGCCCTGCTCGCCGGGGTCTGGCGACGGGGTGGGTGTTGGGGAGGGCCTGGGAGCTCCCCTAACAGAATATCCCTCCAGGCTCGATGATGGGGGGCCGGCCTTGTGTGCATGACTGACAATCCCGTACTTATGTATCATAACACACATGATCCAGCAGGAGTTGCATGGGCGGCATCAGTCTGATTAGCTATCCTCGGCCGGGCATTGATGCCCCTGTTGAATGATGACGATGGACCTTTCGGACAAGGACGAACTTGGTCGCGCTTGTCAGCGCATTTGCGGGATATTAGGAGTACAGGTACAGCCGGGAGTTCTGGAAGCTTATCTCCGCGGTCAGGACAGGGCCCTGATCAGCTACGAGAAATTGGAGCAATCGCCCACTACGATACCAGCGGTCATAAAATATGTATTGGCTGCGGAATCCTACCGCCGGCAGCCGGCTGTCGAATGCTATTACGACATATTTCGCTGCGCTCGCATGGTTCCGCTGCTACTTTTTTTGGACCGAGCATCCAGGATTGTTAAGCAAAAAGTTGCGCACGCCGACGATCGTCTGGTGCGCCTCGGACGTGAAACCAAGTTGGATGCGTTCGACGCTGCATTGTTCGAGATCGTAACGGCCGCGCGCTACGCTGAATGTCCTGAGGTCACGGAGGTTGCCTTTATTCCCGAGACCCATCAACAGCAGCCAGACCTTCGTGTGACCACCCCAAATGGCGTGCTCTACGTAGAGTGTAAGAGATTCGACAGAAGCTCCAACGCTGCTATTGACCTTCGCTTCACCGCACGCCAGAAAGCACAAGCCATCTTGGCGTGTTTACAACACGTCGCGATCTCGGCAGTGGTTGAGGTCGTGTTCAAGGTAAACCCGGCCGACATCACCAATGAGGAGATAGTATACGCCGCGGGTGTGGCCATTCGTACGGGCGCCCCGTACGAGACAGACAAGTTTCACATCGATCATCGACGACTAGTCTGTGGACCACTTGAAGACTACATGCTGTTTCCGTCTGCCTTGTATTTTGCGAACCGATACGGATTTTCGACTGATGGCGATTGGCATGGTTTGGTTCCTAACTTGTATGCCAAATACGCTGGTCCCTCATTTTTAGATGATGTTCAATGGGAAGCTGCGGTTAAGTGGAAGGTGACCGACAATCGACTGCTCTGGCAGCAGAAGCGGTTGGGATACAGTCTATTGTTCAAAGGCCTAGATCAGCTCGCTGCCCCACACGACAGCGCGGAGACTGTTCTACACGTGTGCTTCGAGCGAGACAATCCTCTGGGACCTCGGCGCGATGAATTGTTGCATTTTCTCGAAACGCTAAGAAAGAACAGTGACAAGCATACGTTTGGCTGGACAATATTCAACGAACTTGTGATTAACATGAGCCCGGCAGGGCGCTTCGACTTCGTTGAACATGCGCATGCAATCGCTGGACCGAAGCGCATGTCGTCTAGGCCGCACGTCGCGACGGTTTTTGTTCCGGAGTCTGCGATAAGGAGCAGCGTAGGCGCATTTGGCGTGGGTGTTGAAATGCCGCCGGTCGACGTAGATCCGGCGATACACGAACAGGAAGACTGACCGTACAGTCGTTTCATCGTGGAAAAGGCCCGACGCTCAGGTGGCCCATTCCAGGACGGGGAGAGTCACGGGCGCGATACCTCGGGGGAAGACTTCGCCGCTCGCCGCTCGCCGCGCCCCGCTCGATGCCTTTAGCAGCCTGTGGACTTATCCCGAAGGAGGCTCGACAGGAACTGGCGTCGATGGTAGTTTGTCCGCGTCATGTCGATGGGGCGAACACGTGAGAAGCAGGCGTCGCTCTGGGTGGCGGCGCCTTCGCTGCCGCGGTCGCCGGGGCACCGGTTCTACGAGAAGCTGAACGAGCTTCTTCGCGAGAACGGGTTTGACCGGGCCATGGAGGCGGCGTGCGCGAAGTATTTCGAGGCCGACGGGACGGCGGGGAGGCCATCGATCCCGCCTGGGCTTTACTTCCGGATGCTGCTGGTCGGCTACTTCGAGGGGATCGAGTCCGAGCGTGGGCTCGAGTGGCGCTGCTCGGACTCGCTGTCGCTGCGGGAATACCTCGGGCTGTTGCCCGGCGAAACGGTGCCCGACCATTCGACGCTTTCCAAGATGCGCAAGCGCCTCGGCAGTGAGGTTTTCGAGGGGATGTTCGCCTTCGTGCTCGGGGTCGTGAATCGCTCCGGGCTCCTCCATGGCAAAGTCATGG
Protein-coding sequences here:
- the tnpA gene encoding IS66 family insertion sequence element accessory protein TnpA, encoding MATRTTKAERRWRRIVEKWRCSGLSARAFAKRHRISPVTMYWWSSRLGRQEAAQDSEFAAEAPMLLPVEIIDDAPPAAPGSTALEVVLPRGEVIRVPPGADLSQLCCVVAALRGALE
- the tnpB gene encoding IS66 family insertion sequence element accessory protein TnpB (TnpB, as the term is used for proteins encoded by IS66 family insertion elements, is considered an accessory protein, since TnpC, encoded by a neighboring gene, is a DDE family transposase.) translates to MIPARMAIYVATERLDLRRSFDGLSGVVREVLREDPLSGALFMFFNKAADRVKILWWDRTGYCLLYKRLERGTFRVPQGLEPGATRIPIEASEMARILEGVKLPPAKQRIRALDAGSIK
- the tnpC gene encoding IS66 family transposase, translated to MTNPELEAKVVALESRLAGASRERDKLSHERDKFRHERDEYRKLYELASMELERFRRHLFGRKAEQVDPAQTQLAFNAVVEALGGLERLSAQSTDAEPPSEQPSGEKLPERKNSRQKERKVTPHGRQPLPEHLPVHEIELLPPEAKGEGAVSLVRIGEEVSETLEWRPAGYVRVRVVRPKFATKGKPEEGVRIEPAPEAPIPRCMAGPGLIAHVLVSKYADSLPLHRQERIYEREGVPLARSTLCNWVGASTGLLRYVVDAMFIDAKKAHCIAMDATGVLVQAKEKCRRGYFWVLVADRDHVLFRFTPRHTQDGPREFLRGYKGYVLADAHNVYELLYRTEDVTEVGCWAHCRRGFFKSLSSDKERALAALGFIGKLYAIDAETKELPPARRTEERRRLATPVLEAFRIWLDVEALVALPKSPIGQAIGYARNQWAPLTRFLDDGRLRLDNNGSELELRRQAVGRKNWLFVGSDEGAEWNTIAVSLIASCQLHGIEPWAYLRDVLILLPDWPRDRVLELSPKYWKQTLEQTDARERLDRSIWSRISSTPPSS